Genomic window (Candidatus Babeliales bacterium):
GTATGTTGTTTATGAAGCACTTTATGAAAATAGTATTAGTAAAATCTGGCATAGACCATTGGACATGTTTTTGGAAGAAGTAGAAGTTGAAGGTGTTTTTGTGCCTCGATTTACCCGGGTTTAA
Coding sequences:
- a CDS encoding DUF1653 domain-containing protein, whose translation is MMQQLIDQITPGDVWRHYKNKDYRIIAISRCTEELKWYVVYEALYENSISKIWHRPLDMFLEEVEVEGVFVPRFTRV